In Vulpes lagopus strain Blue_001 chromosome 1, ASM1834538v1, whole genome shotgun sequence, a genomic segment contains:
- the GUCA1B gene encoding guanylyl cyclase-activating protein 2 — MGQQFSWEEAEAAGEMDVAELQEWYKKFVVECPSGSLFMHEFKRFFKVTGNEEATQYVEGMFRAFDKNGDNTIDFLEYVAALNLVLRGTLEHKLKWTFKIYDKDRNGCIDRLELLDIVEAIYKLKKACRVEMESEQQGQLLTPEEVVDRIFLLVDENGDGQLSLNEFIEGARRDKWVMKMLQMDVNPGGWISQQRRRSAMF; from the exons ATGGGGCAGCAGTTCagctgggaggaggcagaggcggCCGGCGAGATGGACGTGGCTGAGCTCCAGGAGTGGTACAAGAAGTTCGTGGTGGAGTGCCCCAGCGGCTCTCTCTTCATGCACGAGTTTAAGCGTTTCTTCAAGGTCACGGGCAATGAGGAGGCCACCCAGTATGTAGAGGGCATGTTCCGAGCCTTCGACAAGAATGGG GACAACACCATTGACTTCCTGGAGTATGTGGCAGCCCTGAACCTTGTGCTGAGGGGCACCCTGGAGCACAAGCTCAAGTGGACCTTTAAGATCTATGACAAGGACCGCAATGGCTGCATCGACCGACTGGAGCTGCTTGACATTGTGGAG GCGATCTACAAGCTGAAGAAAGCCTGCAGGGTGGAGATGGAGTCTGAGCAGCAAGGACAACTGCTCACACCTGAGGAGGTGGTAGACAGGATCTTCCTTCTGGTGGATGAGAACGGAGACG GTCAGCTCTCCCTGAATGAATTCATTGAAGGCGCCCGCCGGGACAAGTGGGTGATGAAGATGCTGCAGATGGATGTGAATCCTGGTGGCTGGATCTCCCAGCAGAGGCGGAGAAGTGCCATGTTCTGA
- the MRPS10 gene encoding 28S ribosomal protein S10, mitochondrial, producing the protein MAARAALGSMCRRLWQGSRNFSINSSKSSTARNGGFLLSTSMKWVQFSSLHVDIPKDLTKPTITISDEPDTLYKRLSVLVKGHDKAVLDSYEYFAVLAAKELGISIKVHEPPRKIERFTLLKSVHIFKKHRVQYEMRTLYRCLELEHLTGSTADVYLEYIQRNLPEGVAMEVTKTKLERLPEHIKEPIWEMVPEEKAEGKS; encoded by the exons GGTTCAaggaatttttctataaatagttCTAAGAGCAGTACAGCCAGAAATGGTGGCTTTCTCCT CAGTACCAGCATGAAATGGGTACAGTTTTCAAGCCTACATGTTGATATTCCCAAGGATTTGACTAAGCCTACG ataaccATTTCTGATGAACCAGATACATTATATAAGCGCCTGTCAGTTTTAGTAAAAGGCCATGATAAGGCTGTATTGGACAGTTATGAATATTTTGCCGTGCTTGCTGCAAAAGAACTTGGTATCTCTATTAAAGT ACACGAACCTCCAAGGAAAATAGAACGATTTACTCTTCTCAAATCAGTGCATATTTTCAAGAAGCACAGAGTTCAGTATGAAATGAGAACACTTTACAGATGTTTAGAG TTAGAACATCTAACTGGAAGTACAGCAGATGTCTATTTGGAATATATTCAGCGAAACTTACCTGAAGGAGTTGCCATGGAAGTGACAAAG acaAAATTAGAACGGTTACCAGAACACATCAAGGAGCCAATCTGGGAAATGGTAccagaagaaaaagcagaaggcAAGTCCTAA